A single window of Acetobacteraceae bacterium DNA harbors:
- a CDS encoding proton-conducting membrane transporter, giving the protein MITGIFADPLSLLTVVLLGFAACAIVGGLLSSFKPMRPVVALGTLLFSAIGVLSASEMLFAPKLFATLPHLHFQIEVSGLHAFFLLVVMLSGIWAAIYNIGALGNKETGVSAWEAFFGNMLLAALSATVLSSDALSFLVGLEISALSAYFLTVRNEGDKAEKAGQNILLLTQFGIALLGVAFLILNAHVHSLQFDAIRAAHLSEHVRTEIFLLALFGLGVFSGMFPLHGWAPQSHSSASPASAMLFSSSLMKAGLFGILLFGLDLLGVPPLWWGVLVLLLGAVTAFFGGLYALQEHDLRRLLSYHSLESSGIILLGIGAAMAGISLQLPLLLAFGIIGALFQIFNHSLFGAALLLGAGTVEERTGLKDIEKMGGLARKMPVTAIAILIALGAMSALPPLNGFVSEWMVYQGLFHFSAAPSFVAHLFGPLIAVVLAVTGALAVMCASKVFGVAFLGAARSDAAEHVAAGGCFQTLSAFIPALLCIVFGLVSPWVIPTIARIAGLPVQEHGIGSALVSAPLLTILLLALPILPLLLAALYQGHRPPRRVSGTAWSCGYDYDKAMNINATSIAQPLRVMFAPFYAVRHAFPQPLKNHFHGKTFVAACRGIAAVGLAALLIIAIAFA; this is encoded by the coding sequence ATGATCACAGGTATCTTCGCTGATCCTTTGTCTCTATTGACGGTTGTGTTGCTCGGCTTTGCCGCCTGTGCGATTGTTGGTGGACTTTTATCCTCCTTTAAACCCATGCGCCCTGTGGTTGCTTTAGGGACACTTCTTTTCTCCGCAATCGGCGTGCTCTCTGCGAGCGAAATGCTCTTTGCACCAAAACTTTTTGCCACACTGCCACATCTGCATTTTCAAATTGAAGTCAGCGGCCTGCACGCTTTCTTCCTCTTAGTTGTGATGCTGAGCGGTATCTGGGCTGCCATCTATAATATTGGTGCCTTGGGCAACAAAGAAACCGGCGTTTCTGCTTGGGAAGCCTTCTTTGGCAATATGTTGCTTGCCGCTTTGAGTGCGACCGTTCTTTCCAGTGACGCGCTTTCCTTCCTTGTTGGCTTGGAAATTTCTGCACTTTCCGCTTATTTCCTTACGGTTCGTAATGAAGGTGACAAAGCTGAAAAAGCAGGACAAAATATCCTTTTACTTACCCAGTTCGGTATTGCGCTTCTCGGCGTTGCCTTTCTGATTTTAAATGCGCATGTCCATAGCCTGCAATTTGATGCCATTCGTGCCGCTCACCTCTCTGAGCATGTGCGTACGGAAATTTTCTTGCTTGCTTTATTTGGCTTGGGTGTCTTCTCCGGCATGTTCCCATTACATGGCTGGGCACCACAATCCCATAGCTCTGCTTCTCCGGCTTCTGCAATGCTGTTTTCATCAAGCTTGATGAAAGCGGGTCTCTTTGGGATTTTGCTTTTCGGATTAGATCTTTTGGGTGTGCCTCCGCTCTGGTGGGGTGTTCTTGTTCTTCTCCTCGGTGCCGTTACAGCCTTCTTCGGTGGTCTTTATGCCCTCCAAGAACATGATCTTCGTCGCCTTTTAAGCTATCACAGCTTAGAAAGCTCCGGCATCATCCTCCTTGGCATTGGTGCGGCGATGGCCGGTATTTCCTTGCAATTACCTTTATTGCTGGCTTTCGGGATCATCGGTGCTCTCTTCCAAATTTTCAACCATTCCCTTTTTGGGGCTGCCCTTCTGCTCGGTGCGGGTACGGTTGAAGAAAGAACAGGTCTTAAAGATATTGAAAAAATGGGTGGCCTTGCACGTAAAATGCCTGTCACAGCCATTGCCATTTTGATTGCTTTAGGTGCTATGTCCGCCCTACCACCGCTAAACGGTTTCGTCAGTGAATGGATGGTCTATCAAGGTCTTTTCCACTTCAGTGCGGCACCTAGCTTCGTTGCACATCTGTTTGGGCCATTAATTGCTGTGGTTCTTGCTGTGACCGGTGCTTTAGCTGTGATGTGTGCAAGTAAAGTGTTTGGTGTTGCCTTTTTAGGTGCGGCACGTTCCGATGCGGCAGAGCATGTTGCTGCTGGAGGATGTTTCCAAACATTGTCTGCTTTCATTCCGGCACTTCTCTGTATTGTCTTTGGCTTGGTCTCTCCTTGGGTCATTCCAACGATTGCCAGAATTGCAGGTCTTCCTGTTCAAGAGCATGGGATTGGATCAGCACTTGTTTCTGCACCTCTCTTGACGATTTTGCTCCTTGCCTTGCCAATTTTGCCGCTTCTTTTGGCCGCTTTGTACCAAGGACACCGCCCACCACGTCGTGTCAGCGGAACAGCATGGTCTTGCGGTTATGATTATGACAAAGCCATGAACATCAATGCAACCAGTATCGCTCAGCCATTGCGCGTCATGTTTGCACCTTTCTACGCTGTGCGTCATGCCTTTCCTCAGCCGCTTAAAAACCACTTTCATGGCAAAACATTTGTTGCTGCCTGTCGTGGGATTGCAGCTGTCGGGCTTGCTGCGCTTTTAATCATTGCCATCGCTTTCGCCTAA
- a CDS encoding hydrogenase large subunit translates to MNIRKGQTHVDRLREDFPSAILGVEWQTETQLTVDVKVNALPDVVESLYYKQGGWLPVLFGNDERTLCGNYAIYYVISFEDDDPCWLTVRTEVDPVSLEFPSVTMKVPAAVWGERELRDMYGLVPVGLPDERRLVLPDDWPDGLYPLRKDAMDYRQRPAPVSDQETYEFRSTASEKSNIVPIGPYHITSDEPGHFRLFVDGENIVDADYRLFYVHRGMEKLAETRMGYNEVSMLADRVCGICGMTHSVGYCTAVENAMGLPVPERAQMIRTILLEVERLHSNLLNVGLACHNVGFHVGFMKVFTIREHAMKMAVILTGGRKTYCMNLIGGVRRDILKEERLETIRLIRLMRKELNDILDIIMSTSNIEQRTKGIGILDKQVARDYSNVGPMMRGSGWARDVRVNHDVLSYRKLPVEIMVEDGCDVYARVKVRIREVLNSFDQIEFGLDNMPNGDILLEGFTYKPHKFALGYTEAPRGENVHWAMTGDNQKLFRWRCRAATYSNWPTLRYMLRGNTVADAPLIVASLDPCYSCTDRMTIVDVRKNSSVTVPYKEIERYAIDRKNKPF, encoded by the coding sequence ATGAATATACGTAAAGGCCAAACACATGTTGACCGGTTGAGGGAAGATTTTCCCTCTGCCATCCTCGGTGTTGAATGGCAAACAGAAACACAGCTTACTGTTGATGTAAAAGTCAACGCTCTGCCAGATGTTGTGGAATCTCTCTATTATAAACAAGGCGGCTGGCTTCCTGTTCTTTTTGGGAATGACGAGCGCACGCTTTGCGGTAACTATGCCATTTATTACGTCATCTCTTTTGAAGATGACGATCCATGCTGGCTCACAGTCAGAACAGAAGTGGATCCCGTTTCTTTGGAATTCCCTTCCGTCACAATGAAAGTTCCTGCCGCTGTTTGGGGTGAGCGTGAATTGCGTGACATGTATGGCTTGGTCCCTGTCGGCCTGCCAGATGAGCGCCGTTTGGTTCTACCAGATGATTGGCCAGATGGACTCTATCCATTACGTAAAGATGCGATGGATTACCGTCAGCGCCCTGCCCCTGTTTCCGATCAGGAAACCTACGAATTCCGTAGCACGGCAAGCGAAAAATCCAACATTGTGCCAATCGGCCCTTACCATATCACTTCTGACGAACCTGGACATTTCCGTCTTTTCGTTGATGGCGAGAACATTGTTGATGCGGATTACCGTCTCTTCTACGTTCACCGTGGCATGGAAAAACTTGCTGAAACCCGCATGGGTTACAACGAGGTGAGCATGCTTGCTGACCGTGTTTGCGGTATTTGCGGCATGACCCATAGTGTCGGTTATTGTACGGCTGTTGAAAATGCGATGGGGCTTCCTGTGCCGGAACGTGCACAGATGATCCGTACCATTCTCCTTGAGGTGGAACGTCTGCATTCCAACTTATTGAATGTGGGACTAGCCTGCCATAACGTCGGTTTCCATGTCGGCTTTATGAAGGTCTTCACCATTCGTGAGCATGCCATGAAAATGGCTGTTATCTTAACAGGTGGCCGTAAAACCTACTGTATGAATCTCATTGGCGGTGTCCGTCGTGATATTCTTAAAGAAGAACGCCTCGAAACTATCCGCCTCATCCGCCTGATGCGTAAGGAGCTTAATGATATTTTAGATATCATTATGAGCACCTCCAACATCGAACAGCGTACAAAAGGCATCGGTATCTTGGATAAACAGGTTGCCCGTGACTACAGTAACGTTGGCCCTATGATGCGTGGCAGTGGCTGGGCAAGAGATGTTCGTGTAAACCACGATGTTCTCAGCTACAGAAAGCTCCCTGTTGAAATCATGGTTGAAGATGGCTGTGACGTCTATGCACGTGTCAAAGTGCGTATTCGTGAGGTTTTGAACTCCTTTGACCAGATTGAATTCGGCTTGGATAATATGCCTAACGGCGATATCCTGCTTGAAGGCTTTACCTACAAACCACATAAATTTGCATTGGGTTACACCGAAGCACCTCGTGGTGAAAATGTTCACTGGGCAATGACAGGGGATAATCAAAAATTGTTCCGCTGGAGATGCCGTGCGGCAACCTACTCCAACTGGCCAACCTTGCGTTATATGTTACGTGGAAACACCGTTGCAGATGCGCCATTGATCGTTGCTAGCCTTGATCCTTGCTACTCCTGTACTGACCGTATGACCATCGTTGATGTGCGTAAAAACAGTTCAGTGACAGTGCCTTATAAAGAGATCGAGCGTTACGCTATTGATCGTAAAAATAAGCCTTTCTAA
- the hypA gene encoding hydrogenase maturation nickel metallochaperone HypA, which yields MHELTLCESTLEIIQKRAQEHQAERITGLWLEIGAFSCIESEALKFCFDMVCQGTMAQGCKLHLIEEKAETWCRDCQEEIELLIPKVLVCPKCEGRNLRVKAEDGVQIKRLEIE from the coding sequence ATGCACGAGCTGACATTATGCGAGTCAACGCTGGAAATTATCCAGAAAAGAGCGCAAGAACATCAGGCAGAACGTATTACGGGCCTATGGTTAGAGATTGGTGCTTTCTCCTGTATTGAATCCGAGGCTTTAAAATTTTGTTTTGACATGGTGTGTCAGGGCACAATGGCTCAGGGCTGTAAATTACATTTAATTGAGGAAAAAGCGGAAACTTGGTGTCGAGATTGCCAAGAGGAAATAGAGCTTTTGATTCCAAAAGTTCTGGTCTGCCCAAAATGCGAGGGACGTAATCTTCGTGTGAAGGCGGAAGATGGTGTACAAATAAAACGATTGGAAATCGAGTAG
- a CDS encoding 4Fe-4S dicluster domain-containing protein — translation MLKLIKDTFTKKAVTTHYPEKPFEVVPNFRGKPDYKSNQCICCAACTNACPANALTIEIHESRDVMTWAFDTGRCIFCARCEEVCPTGAIRLSENFEMAVWKKEDLVEKADFKICRCVQCGAPYASQKEIEYAMDILGFEGEEREKRRDQFETCTDCKQQNDLLPAHLVKIDAFIPTLEGK, via the coding sequence ATGCTGAAACTGATTAAAGACACCTTTACGAAAAAGGCTGTTACAACCCATTATCCGGAAAAACCTTTTGAAGTTGTCCCCAACTTCAGAGGGAAACCCGACTATAAATCCAATCAATGCATCTGCTGTGCGGCATGTACCAATGCTTGCCCAGCAAATGCGCTGACAATCGAAATTCACGAATCACGTGATGTCATGACATGGGCTTTTGACACAGGGCGCTGCATTTTCTGCGCACGCTGTGAGGAAGTTTGCCCAACAGGGGCTATCCGTCTTTCCGAAAATTTCGAAATGGCTGTTTGGAAAAAAGAAGACCTTGTTGAAAAGGCGGATTTCAAAATCTGTCGTTGCGTTCAGTGCGGTGCCCCTTACGCCTCTCAAAAAGAAATCGAGTATGCAATGGACATTCTCGGCTTCGAAGGAGAGGAAAGAGAAAAACGGCGCGATCAGTTTGAAACCTGCACCGATTGCAAGCAGCAAAATGATCTGCTTCCAGCTCACCTTGTGAAAATTGATGCCTTTATCCCAACTTTGGAGGGCAAGTAA
- a CDS encoding hydrogenase 3 membrane subunit yields MTLHLHSSMVLGIVQALFLLLLAPFFVGVAGLITTRMSGASIELSGVFGPYHEIFKLLKRPRLAPLTTGFAFKAMPYLFFGIMLVAACAIPVITIASPMPAIGDMITLIYIFALARFIFILSGLDTGSPFAMIGAAREGVLGVLVEPILFLGLWIAALVAGSTQLGAIAQNVFDLPHHLEHHLWLPLVIGGLACAFATAIESGAVPFDLAEAEQELQEGPLTEYSGADFGIIKWGMNLKQIVVLQMFIGVFLPFGAATELTLPALAIACVAAFGKLLIASILIALLSNGAARVRFIFANRITLTGFSLAFLALVSWLVIYPTWS; encoded by the coding sequence ATGACACTCCACCTGCATTCCTCTATGGTTTTAGGAATTGTGCAAGCTTTGTTCCTTCTTTTGCTTGCACCTTTCTTTGTCGGGGTTGCCGGGCTTATCACGACACGCATGTCGGGAGCCTCTATTGAACTCAGTGGGGTTTTTGGCCCTTATCATGAGATCTTTAAACTCTTAAAACGTCCACGTCTTGCGCCATTGACAACGGGTTTTGCCTTTAAAGCAATGCCTTATCTCTTCTTTGGGATTATGCTTGTTGCCGCTTGCGCTATACCGGTCATTACGATTGCTTCACCAATGCCTGCCATTGGGGATATGATTACTTTGATCTATATTTTTGCATTGGCACGTTTTATCTTTATCCTTTCAGGCCTGGATACAGGTAGCCCCTTTGCCATGATCGGTGCCGCCCGTGAGGGTGTCCTCGGTGTCTTGGTTGAGCCTATTCTGTTCCTCGGTCTTTGGATCGCCGCCTTGGTTGCCGGCTCTACACAGCTTGGTGCCATTGCGCAGAATGTTTTTGATCTGCCACATCACCTTGAACACCATCTCTGGCTTCCTTTGGTCATCGGCGGCTTAGCCTGCGCTTTTGCAACAGCAATTGAATCCGGTGCCGTGCCTTTCGACTTGGCAGAGGCGGAGCAGGAACTTCAAGAAGGTCCTTTAACAGAATATTCAGGTGCCGATTTTGGCATTATCAAATGGGGAATGAATCTTAAACAGATCGTTGTTCTTCAGATGTTTATCGGTGTGTTTCTTCCTTTTGGAGCCGCCACCGAACTTACCTTACCAGCCCTTGCAATTGCGTGTGTGGCTGCCTTTGGTAAACTTCTGATCGCATCCATTTTGATTGCCCTTCTATCCAATGGTGCTGCACGTGTCCGCTTTATCTTTGCGAACCGTATTACACTCACCGGTTTCAGCTTGGCCTTCCTGGCGCTGGTATCTTGGTTAGTCATCTACCCCACTTGGTCTTAA
- the nuoB gene encoding NADH-quinone oxidoreductase subunit NuoB: MTQILTSASSQHLVGPRDENGLPTPITLDQSMEKLKSVLLKSIRRSAYVYRVDCGSCNGCEIEFFSTITPMFDAERFGIKLAASPQHADILAFSGALTRATRVPALRAYNAAPDPKICLSYGACAISGGIFHDLYCVWGGLNKIVPIDLYIPGCPPTPAAFIYGFALALGMLDQKLKGKHDDETQNLNGAQLQHPEFPQALRVLLEREARRLAGYRYGKQIADKFMQIASENSPKSFEQRIAAYLEQEADPRLGDIMGHLMVIFERAQNGEYRL, from the coding sequence ATGACTCAGATATTGACCAGTGCGAGCTCCCAGCATCTTGTTGGGCCTCGTGATGAAAACGGCTTGCCTACACCGATCACCCTTGATCAGAGCATGGAAAAGCTAAAATCGGTTTTGCTTAAAAGCATTCGCCGTTCTGCTTATGTTTATCGTGTGGATTGTGGAAGCTGTAACGGGTGCGAAATTGAGTTTTTCTCAACCATCACCCCGATGTTTGATGCTGAACGTTTCGGTATCAAACTCGCGGCCTCTCCGCAGCATGCTGACATTTTGGCCTTTAGTGGTGCCTTAACACGTGCAACACGTGTGCCTGCACTTCGTGCTTATAATGCGGCACCAGATCCAAAAATCTGCCTATCTTATGGCGCTTGCGCCATTTCAGGGGGTATTTTCCATGATCTATACTGCGTTTGGGGTGGTTTGAATAAGATTGTTCCGATTGATCTCTACATTCCTGGATGCCCGCCAACACCTGCCGCCTTTATCTATGGTTTTGCATTGGCTTTGGGGATGCTTGATCAAAAGCTTAAAGGCAAACATGACGATGAGACCCAAAATCTGAATGGGGCTCAGCTTCAACATCCTGAATTCCCGCAAGCTTTGCGAGTCTTGCTCGAACGTGAAGCACGCCGTCTCGCAGGTTACCGTTATGGCAAGCAAATTGCAGATAAATTCATGCAGATTGCGAGTGAGAATAGTCCAAAATCATTTGAGCAACGTATTGCAGCTTATTTAGAACAAGAAGCTGATCCACGCCTCGGCGATATTATGGGCCATCTCATGGTCATTTTTGAGCGTGCACAAAACGGAGAGTACCGTTTATGA
- the hycH gene encoding formate hydrogenlyase maturation protein HycH: protein MTTQPARVVFYALGRKFVQEKKAGPKAQQLIYYTLAIGHHIGVIDCLDERLSIPLSDYKGWIEKLPEGKKARQKFEGLLKFGEITIDSTHTHLLALALDRALDKMSEAEKGWSEKLIELLGMIEAEPAIYLMVRRQNG, encoded by the coding sequence ATGACAACCCAACCGGCTCGGGTCGTATTTTACGCCCTGGGCCGCAAATTTGTGCAGGAAAAGAAAGCTGGTCCTAAAGCACAACAGTTGATTTATTATACGCTTGCGATCGGTCACCACATTGGGGTGATCGATTGTCTTGATGAAAGACTTTCAATCCCTCTTTCCGACTATAAAGGCTGGATTGAAAAACTACCGGAAGGCAAAAAAGCCCGCCAGAAGTTTGAAGGACTCCTCAAATTTGGGGAAATTACGATTGATAGCACCCATACACATCTTTTGGCGCTGGCACTTGACCGTGCCCTCGACAAAATGAGTGAAGCGGAAAAAGGCTGGAGTGAAAAACTCATTGAGCTTTTAGGAATGATTGAAGCAGAACCTGCTATTTATCTAATGGTTCGGAGACAAAATGGTTAA
- a CDS encoding 4Fe-4S dicluster domain-containing protein, with the protein MNHFIIADPKLCIGCDTCMASCSEEHRAVGLDDTPRLKVKRDTKQSAPVTCHHCEDAPCAEVCPVNAIKHTGDSIILNESLCVSCKLCGIACPFGAIDMGGSHPYHVPKHHDTNMALPSPKDPTPVAPFLDWNPIVRKVAVKCDLCHFTPLGPSCIRHCPTKAIRLVDPMDLLKINAEKRLSTALEFGTFSPFDHASESVKETHK; encoded by the coding sequence ATGAACCATTTTATTATTGCGGATCCTAAGCTCTGTATCGGATGCGATACCTGCATGGCGAGCTGCTCTGAAGAGCATCGTGCCGTTGGGTTAGACGATACACCGCGCCTAAAGGTCAAGCGTGATACCAAACAATCCGCCCCTGTCACGTGTCATCATTGCGAAGATGCGCCATGTGCAGAGGTCTGTCCCGTCAATGCAATTAAGCATACAGGGGACTCTATCATTCTCAATGAGAGCCTCTGCGTCAGTTGCAAACTGTGCGGAATTGCCTGCCCATTCGGTGCCATTGATATGGGGGGGAGCCATCCCTACCATGTGCCAAAACACCATGACACAAATATGGCACTTCCATCCCCCAAAGATCCGACACCTGTCGCACCGTTTTTGGACTGGAATCCTATTGTCCGCAAAGTCGCCGTCAAATGCGATCTTTGCCATTTCACCCCTCTTGGCCCTTCTTGCATCCGTCATTGCCCGACCAAAGCCATCCGCTTGGTTGACCCAATGGATCTGCTCAAGATCAATGCAGAGAAACGCCTGAGCACGGCACTGGAATTCGGCACTTTCTCACCCTTTGACCACGCCTCCGAATCTGTGAAGGAGACTCACAAATGA